The Banduia mediterranea genomic interval GAATGAGGCCCGCACAGTACGATCACGCCCTCATTCCACTGCGCGAAACGTTCGCGGGCGACCGTCGTGGCGAGCTTGCTCTTGCCCTCGGTGTAGGCCGACGACACCAGCTTGACGATATTGCCGTAGCCTACGGAATTCTGTGCCAGCAGAATCACACGGCTGGGTACGCCATCGGATTCGACCAGCACCTCGGCGCCGATGACCGGCTTGATTCCGGCGCTTTCCGCGGACTTGTAGAACTTCACCATCACGAACAGATTGTTCAGATCGGTGATGGCGATCGCCGGAAAGCCCAGTTCGGCGGTGCGCGCGGCCAGCGTCTGCAGGCGATCGTCCGGCGTCTTGCGCTTGACTGGTTCGACTCGAATGATGCCGTCCACCAAGGAGTACTCGGTGTGCAGCGACAGATGCACGAAGCCGGGGTTCGCTTCCGACATCGCTTCAGGCAAGCCGCAGCGAAAGCTGCGCCACCGGCGCGAAGGTGCGGCGATGCACCGGAGTCGCGCCCAGGCGGTTCAGGGCGTCCAGATGCACGCGCGTGCCATAACCCTTGTGTGCGGCGAATCCATAGCCTGGATACTCGGCATCGAGGCGGCACATTTCGGCGTCCCGGTTGACCTTGGCCAGTATCGAAGCGGCCATGATGCAGGGATGCAGGGCGTCTCCATCGACCACGGCCTGCGCCGCGCAACCAAGCTTCGGCAGATGCAGGCCATCGACCAGCGCCGAATCCGAGCGCCTCGACAAGGCTTCCCAGGCGCGCTGCATCGCCAGCAACGAGGCGCGCAGAATGTTGATCGATTCGATCTCGGCGACGCTGGCGCTGGCGACCGCCCAGGCCTCGGCGCGCGTCACGATCGTCTGCGCGAGACGTTCGCGGGCTTTGGCACTGAGCGCCTTGGAGTCACGCAGGCCCTCGAACGGATCTCGCTCGTCCAGGATCACCGCGGCGGCATAGACCGGGCCGGCCAGTGCGCCACGACCGGCCTCGTCCAACCCGGCAACGCAGGCAATACGCGGGCCTGCGCTCATGTCAGCAGCTCCGCAATTGCGGAGGCGGCATGCGCAGCGGCGTTGCGGCGCAGTTCGTCGCGTACCGCGTCGAAGGCGTCGGTCTGTTTCTGGGCGGCCACGGGGTCGTCGATCAGGCGTGAAACGGCGTTGGCAAAGTTCTCACCTGTGGCATCGTCCTGCAACAGTTCATCGACCAGCGGTTCTCGGCACAGCAGGTTCGGCAGGCTGACACGCTCGATCTTGAGCAAGCCGACTTTGCGCAGCAAAAACGCCGTAAACGGCGCCACGCGGTAGCCGACAACCATCGGGCGCCCCAGCAGCAGGCACTCCAATGTCGCCGTGCCCGAGGCCAGCAGGACCGCCTCGCCGGCGCGCATGGCCTCGCGCGACTGGCCGTCGAGCAGCGTCCAGTTCTGCTGCGGCGCATGCCCGGCAATGGCCGCCTCGATCAGCGGCCGCAGCGAGGGCTTGGCCACCGGCACCACGAACTGAAGCTGTGGATGGCGCTCGGCCAGGCGCCGCGCCGCGTCCGCGTAGAGCGGCATCAGCATCGACACTTCAGCCTTGCGGCTGCCCGGCAGAACCGCGAGACAGGGCTGCTCGACCAGACCCAGCGCCGCGCGGCCCTGAGCCGGCGTCAGCGTCGCGTCAAGCTCGTCCGCCAGCGGATGGCCGACATAGGCCACGCGCATCGCGTGCTCGCGATAAAAATCGGCCTCGAACGGGAACAGGCTCAGCATCAGATCGCAGCTTTTTGCGATGCCGTGCACGCGGCCCTGCCGCCAGGCCCAGACGGTCGGACTGACGTAGTGCACGGTCTTGATGCCACGCTCGCGTAGTCGCCGCTCCAGCCCCAGATTGAAATCCGGCGCGTCGATGCCGATCATGCAGTCAGGGCGGTCGTCGCTGAAGCGCGTCACCAGTTCCGCCCGCAGGCGAAACAGGCGCGGCAGCTCCTTGATCACTTCGGACAGGCCCATCACCGACAGCGCGTCGATGGTTTCGATGGTCTCACAACCGGCGGCGACCATGCGCGGACCGGCCACGCCGTAGAACTGTGCCTGCGGATAGAGGCCGCGCAGGGCTCGGATCAGGGAGGCGCCGAGGATATCACCGGAGGTTTCGCCGGCGACCAGAGCGAATTTCATGCTTGAGGCCGAGACCCGGAAAGCAACAACAGCAGTTTGCCGTTGCATCCAGGAGATCGGGGCTTCCAGCCGCTTGGGGCTCCCGCCTGACGGACCGTACCTCGGGTTTCCCCAGGTCCCCGGTCCCGGGTCCCGGGCCCCGGCCTCATCGCTGCAAGGCCCGCTTGGACTTCTCGATGAACTCCAGCCATTGCGCCGAGATCAGCGAGTGTTCGGCGCGCTGACGCAATTCGTCCTTGATCGCCGCGATGAGTTTTCCGGAACGGTAGACCAGCTTGTAGATATCTTCGACTTCGTCGATCTGATCGGGCGTGAATCCGCGCCGACGCAAGCCTTCCTTGTTGATGCCGCGCGGCGCGGCCGGCTGACCTTCGCTCATCACGTGCGGCGGCAGATCGCGCAGGATCACCGCACCGCCGCCGGAGAACGCATGCGCGCCGACGCGGCAGAACTGGTGCACCAGCGTGTAGCCACCCAGTGCGGCCCAGTCCTCGATCGTGACGTGTCCAGCCAAGGTGGTGCCATTGGCGAGAATGGTGTGATCCCCGACGAAACAGTCATGCGCGATGTGGGCCTGCGCCATGATCCAGTTGTCGTCGCCGACACGCGTCAGGGCTTCGGCCTTGAGCGTGCCGCGCTGAATCGTGACGTATTCGCGGATCGTATTGCCGTTGCCGATTTCGACACGGGTGTCGTCTTCGGGTCTGGCCGACTTGTCCTGCGAAATCTCGCCGAGCGATGCGAATTGAAAGATCCGATTGCCCTGCCCGATCATCATCGGTCCGCTCAGTACCACGTGCGGCCCGATCCAATTGTCGTCACCGATCTCGACGCCGGGGCCGACGATGCTGTACGGACCGATCGTGACGTCGTTGCCGATCCGTGCCGCGGGATCGACGATGGCCGTCGGGTGAATCATGCCTGGGCGTCATCCGCCTTCACGCCACCATTGCGCAAGGCGCAGAGCATGTCGGCTTCGCAGGCCAGTTCGCCGTCCACGGTGGCGCGGCAGGAAAACTTCCAGATGTCGCGCTTGTGACGCACCACCGTGGCCACGAATTCAAGGCGATCACCCGGCACGACCGGGCGTTTGAACCGCGCGTTGTCGATGCCGGCGAAGTACAGCAGCATGCCGGACTCGCGGCGCACACCCGAAATCTTGATCGCCAGCAAGCCACAGGTCTGCGCCATCGCCTCGAGGATCATCACGCCGGGCATGATCGGCACTTCCGGGAAGTGCCCCGGAAAGAATGGCTCGTTATAGGTGACGTTCTTGATCGCCGTCAGCGTTTTTTCGGGGTCGTAGCCGATCACTCGGTCGACCAACATGAAAGGGTAGCGATGCGGCAGCAACGCCAGGATGTCGCGACAATCAAGCAAGGTCTGGTTCACCGGTATCGTCCCCATTCTCTCCGGAATCAATCTGCAATATATGTTCGAGCGCCCTGAGCCTCGCCTCCTGCGATTTCAGGCGGCGCAGCCGCGCCACGGTACGGCGCCATTCGCGCGCCGGCTCCACGGGCATGCCGGAACCATACTGCCCTGCGTTCGGCAAGGACTTGGTCACCATGGCAAAGCCGAGAATGATCACATCGTCGCCGATGACCAGATGCCCGTTGATCCCGCAGCCGCCGCCGATCAGGCAGCGCTGGCCGATGCGGGTACTGCCGGCAATGCCGACACAGGCCGCGATCGCCGTGTGATCGCCGATGTGCACGTTGTGCGCCACCTGGATCTGGTTATCCAGCTTCACGCCGCTTCCGATCACGGTATCGTCGATCGCGCCCCGATCGATCGTGGTGTTGGCGCCGATTTCGACATCATCACCAATACGCACCGCGCCCAACTGCGGAACCGCGACCCATCCCTCGGCGGATTGCACATTACCAAACCCGCGGCTGCCGATGACGGCACCAGGGTGGACCCGGCAGTGAGCGCCCAGCACGCAACGCCGCCCGACCCACACGCGCGCCTCAAGCCGGGTGTCCTCGCCCAGAACTGCGTTCCGCGACACCACGCAAGCGGCACCGACCGACACGCGCTCACCGATCACGGCACCCGCCTCGACGACCGCATTCGGTCCGATCCAGGCGCTGCCCGCGACCTCGGCCGATGGGTCGACGACCGCGCTCGCATGCACGCCGCCACAGACTTTCGGTTCATCGTCGAAGCGCGTGGCGACGCGCGCGAATGCGAGATTCGGATCGCGTGCGATCAGGGCATTGCCGGCATAGTCGCCCGCAACCGCTGGCGTCACGATCACCGCCGACGCCAGCGTCGCGTTCAGCTGGCTTCGGTATTTCGGATGGGCGACAAAGCCGATGCAACCGGGCTTGCCCGGCTGCAGCGTGCAGACACCGGTGATCTGCGTCTCGGGATCACCCTGCATGTCCAGGCCGAAGGACTTGGCAAGTTCGCCCAGCCGCACCGTCATCGAAGCCGCCTGCACCCTGTTACTTGGTCAGGCGCTGCAGCACGTCGTCGGTGATGTCGATGCCGTCGGCCGCGTAGACCGGATCCTGCAATACGGCATCCACACCCTTTTCCTTGGCGACGGCGGCGATCACACCCTTGATCTCCTCCATCATCTGGCCGGACAGCTCGCGCTCGCGATTCTGCACGTCTTCCTGGAACTGCTTGCGCTTGTAGCCGAAGTCGATCTGACGTGTGTTCAGATCCTTCTCGCGCGCATTGCGGTCCTGAGGCGACAGCAGATCGGCCTCCTGCTGGAACTTCTTGAGGTCGGCTTCGAGCTGCTTGCCTTCGGCCTGCAGTTCATTGGCACGACGCTCGAAGTCCGCCTTCATCTTGGTTTCCAGCGCCTTGTACTGGGGCGACTGGGCGACCAGCGCATTGGCACGCACCGTTGCGATCTTGGTCTGGGCCAGCACCGGCGCACTCACCAGCACGGCGGCCGGCAGGGCAATCACAGCAATCAAAGTCTTCATTACGTTACGCATAAATGTTCTCGCGGAAAAAGCTGAATAGTTTGGTATCGGAGGTTTGCGATCAGAAACCGGAACCGAAGGTGATCTGGAAGCGATCGACCTCATCTTCGGGTTGCTCGTTGAGCGGATACGAATAGCTCAAATTGAGAATGCCCAGGAACGGCGTGAACCAGCGGAAGGCGATGCCCGCCGAGCGACGCAGCTCGTCGAACTCGAATTCCCCAGGTTCGGCGAAGACGTTACCGATATCGAAGAACGCCGCCAGCCGTGTCGAATTGCCATCCGCCGCGAACGGCAGCGGAATGATCAACTCGTTCTGCATGGTGGTACGCAGTTTGCCACCATAAGGGTTGTCGTTCGGCGTGTCGCGCGGCCCCAGCGTGCCGTCGCGGAAACCACGTACGGTGCGCGAGCCGCCGGCGAAGAAGTTCTCATACGGCGGAATCTTCTTGGTACTGCCGTAGCCATCGGCATAGCCAACCGTGCCGTTGATGTCGAGGAAGAAGCGCTTGTAGATCGGTATGAACTGCTCCGCGTTGAGACTCACGGTGTAGAACGTCAGATCGCTGCCCGGCACTGCAACGTCAAGATTGAGCTGCTGCAAGGAACCGCGGCTGGCGAAGATCGTGCGGTTGCGCGTATCCCGGCCGATGCCGGTGCGCGCCAGGAAGTTGACGTAGTGCGAACCATTGTCGACCACAAAACTCAGCACTTCGTCGCTCGATGCGCTGGCGAAGGTCTCCACCGCCGTATCCTCGATGCCGCCGCCGAGACGAACGGCCACGAATTCCGACAGCGGAATGCCGTAAATCAGGTTTGCAGAAATCGTGTTGGTCGAAAAGCCCGAGCTGTAGCGAATGATGCGGTCGGACTTGCGGTAGGTCGTCGAGATGGTCTGGCTGATGCCGTCCTCGGTGAAATACGGATCGGTCCAGGAGAAGCTCAGTTGCTTGGAGTAGCTGTTGTTCTCGGCCGTGACCGCGATGCGGTTGCCGGTGCCCATGAAATTCGAATGGGTCACGCTGCCGCTGAGCACGAAGCCCGAGGAGCCCGAGAAGCCGACGCCGAACTGCACCGAACCCGGTGGCCGTTCCTTGATCGTGTAGTTGATGTCGACCAGATCGTCGGTGCCGGGCACCGGCTGCGTGTCGACTTCGACCGACTCGACGAACGCCAGACGCTCAAGGCGTACGCGCGAGCGCTCGACCGCGCTCTTCGAAAACGGCGCCGCTTCAAGCTGACGCATCTCGCGACGCAGGGTCTCGTCGTTGGTGCTGCCGTGCCCAGAGAAACCAATGCGATGGACGTAGGTTCGCTTGCCCGGCTGCACGAAGTAGTTGAGCGTGACCTTGCGCGACTCGTCCTCGACTTCCGGAATCGGCGTGACTTCGGCGAAGGCGTAGCCCACGTCCGACAGTGCGGCCTCGATCCGGTCGGCGCTCTCGGTGGCCTGCTTGCGCGAGAAGGTATCGCCCGCGTTGGTCGTCGTCAGATACTCGAGAAACTTCTCGTTGAGTATCGTATCGCCCGAGAAGCGCCGGTCTTCGACCGTATAGACCTGCCCCTCGTTGACGTTGATCGTGATGTAGATTTCCTTCTTGTCCGGCGACAGCGCGACCTGAACGGAAAGGATTTCGAACTTGAGATAACCACGATCCTGATAATAGGACTGCAGCGTTTCCAGATCGCCCGACAACTGCTGCTTGGAATAGCGGTCGGTGCGCTGGAACGGCATCCAGTTGGTGCGGTGCAGCTCGAACTGCTCCAGCAATTCCTCACGCGGAAATGCCGTCGCACCCACGATGTTGATCTCCTTGATCTTGGTGACCTTGCCTTCGGTGACCTCGATCTCGATCTTGACGCGGTTGTTGCCCTGCTCGATGACCTTGGAATCGACTGCGACGTCGTAATAGCCGTTGGCGTAGTACTGACGACGCAGCTCCTGACCGACACCATCGAGCAGCGAGCGCTTGAACAGCTCGCCCTCGGCGAGCCCGAGCTGGCTCAGGGACTCATTGAGTTCGTCGCCGCCGATCTTTTCATTGCCCGTGATCTCGAACGAGGTGATCGCCGGACGTTCCTTCACATTGACGATCAGCGTGTCGCCCTCGCTGCTCAGCGATACGTCCTGAAACAGGCCGGAACCGTAGAGCGCGCGCACCGATTGCCGGGCGGTCTGCTCGTTGAGCTGGTCGCCCACCTGAACCGGCAGATAGGTCAGCACCGTGCCCAGGTCGAGACGCGACAGGCCTTCGGCGCGAATGTCCCGGATCGTGAAGGCGCTGAACGCCTCGGCACGCGCCGTCAGCATCGCCAGGCCAATCAGGACGAGCAGGAGGAAACCACGCTGCGCGCGCGCTGCCGAAGTAGACGACGGAATACCTTGCATTAGCCGATCAATCGCATGATGTCGTTATAGAAAGCGAGCCCCATCAGCAGCGCGAGAAATGTCAGCCCGACCTGCTGGCCGACTAGCTGCGCACGTTCTGAAACCGGGGACCCCTTGACCGCCTCCACCGCGTAATACAACAAATGTCCCCCGTCCAGCATGGGCACTGGCAGGAGGTTCAAAACCCCGAGACTGACGCTGACCACGGCCACGAACATCAGAAACGCCACCGGTCCGGTCTGGGCCGAGTATCCGGCGTACTGGGCAATCTGGATCGGCCCGCTGACGTTCTTGATCGAAACATCGCCGATAACCATGCGATAGAGCATGCGCAAGGTCAGCCACGACATCTGCCAGGTTTCGGAGACCGCGACCGGCAGGGCCGCGACGATACCCAGACGGCGCTCGGCGCGCAAATCCTGCCATAGGCGTTGTGCGCCGCTGAGGTCCGGAGCGGCCCCGATCCGCCCCACGGTCTGACCGTTCTGCTCGATCGATCCGAGCGCGATTTCCACGGTCTGCGGGCGACCCTCGCGTTCGATATCGATGCTCACACGCTGATTCGGACGCGCCTGGACCCAGCTGACCCATTGCTGCCAGTCAGCGATCGATTCGTCTTCCGCGCTGACGATGCGATCGCCCGACTGCAGCCCGGCCGCGGCGGCGGCTTCACCGGCCACGACTTCGCCGAGCACCGGTGGAATCGGCGGCCTGAACTCCTGCAGACCCAGGTCCGCGAACAGATACTGCGGATCGACGCGCACCTGATCCAGCGGCAGCGACACATTGCGTATCTGACCGTCCCTGCCCTGCACTTCAAGGCGCACGAAGTCCTCGCCGAGTGCGTCCTCGATCAGACGCGTGCGCAGTTCCTGCCACGTCGTGATCGCGCGATCGTCGATGCGCAGCACCAGATCCTGCTCGCCGAGCCCGGCTACGGCCGCCGCGCTGGCAGCCGGTGGCGCAGCGATGACCGGCTTCATGTCCGGCACGCCGATCACGTAGACCGCCCAGTAGGCGACGGCCGCCAACGCGAAATTGAACATCGGCCCCGCCGCGACGATTGCAGATCGCTTCCACAAGGCCTGCTGGTTGAAAGCGCGATGCACTTCTTCGGGCACGACCTCGCCTTCGCGCTCATCGAGCATCTTCACGTAGCCGCCCAGCGGAATCGCCGACAGCACATATTCCGTGCCGTCCTTGCCGGTACGCTTCAGCAAGGGTCGCCCGAAGCCGATCGAATAGCGCAGCACGCGCACGCCGCAGCGACGCGCGACCCAGAAGTGTCCGAATTCGTGGAATGCAACCAACACGCCGATGGCGACGATGAAGCCGCCCAGCGACCACATCAGATCAAGCATGCATCACCTTTGTGTCTAGTCCCGCGATCACGGACCGGGCGGCATCGCGCGCCCAGGCATCGATCGCAAGCACGGAATCGAGATCGTCCGCATCGGGCAAACCCGCGCCCTCGGAGCGGTCCAGGGATTCGTCGATCACCGACGCAATCCCGGTAAAACTCACGCCGCCGGCCAGAAACGCCTCCACAGCCACTTCATTGGCGGCATTGAGTACATTGCTGGCGCGGCCGCCTGCCTGAAGCGCCTGACGAGCCATGCCCAGGGCCGGGTATCGTGCGGACTCCACCTCCGAGAAATGCAGCTTCGCCACCTCGGCCAGCGACAGACCACCGACACCGGACTCCCAACGCTCCGGCGCCGCCAAGGCATGCGCGATCGGTACGCGCATGTCGGGCTGCCCCAGCTGCGCAAGCATGGAACCGTCGCGGTATTCCACCAGCGAATGGATCACGCTCTCCGGGTGCAGCACCACGTCGATCGATTCCGATGGCAACCCGAACAGCCAGCGAGCCTCGATCAGCTCCAGGCCCTTGTTCATCATCGTCGCCGAATCGACGGAAATCTTGGGACCCATCACCCAGTTCGGATGACGCACGGCCTCGGCCGGCGTCACATCTCGCAACTTCGACAACTCGGTCTCCCTGAACGGACCGCCGGAGGCGGTCAGAATGATGCGGCGCACCCCGGAGTCCGGCGTTCCGCATCGATAGCCTTCAGGTAGACACTGAAAGATCGCATTATGTTCACTGTCGATCGGAACCAATGTTGCGCCGGCCGTGGCGGCGGCCTGCATCATCAGCTGGCCGGCCATGACCAGCGGCTCCTTGTTGGCGACCAGTACACGTTTGCCAGCCCGCACCGCCGCCAGCGTCGGTAGCAGGCCTGCGGCGCCGACGATCGCCGACATCACCAGATCGGCCGCCTCATGCGCCGCCAGTTGCGCCACCGCCTCAGCACCGGCCAGCGCCTCGGTTTCAGTGCCTGCCAGCGCATCACGCAACTCCGCCCATTTCGAGGCGTCCGCCGTCGCGGCGTAGCGCGGCTGGAACTCGCGGCACAATGCAACCAGACCGGCGATGTCCCGATTCGCTGTCAAGGCCAGCACCCGCAGGCGCTGCGGATGACGACGCGCCACGTCCAGAGTGTTGCGCCCCACCGTACCGGTCGCACCGAGTATTACGATCTGGCGCATCACAGACCCAATCCGTAAACGCCCAAGGCCATCAGGGGCGCGACCGCCAGCAGGCTGTCGACACGATCGAGCACACCGCCATGTCCGGGCAAAAGCGCGCCGCTGTCCTTGACCCCTGCATGTCGCTTGAGCAGGCTCTCGCTCAGGTCGCCGATCACCGAGACTACGCTCAAACCGGCGCACAGCGACAGCCACAGCAGCCAGGGCCGCTGCTCGGGCGCGAACAACAGCAGGGCCATGCCGGCGGAAGCCGCGACCGCGGCGACGAAACCGCCGACAAAGCCTTCCCAGGTCTTGCCCGGCGAAACGCGTGGCGCGAGCTTGTGGCGGCCGAAGCCGCGGCCCGCGAAATAGGCGCCAATATCGGCGGCCCAGACGATCACGAAGGTCGCCAACACAAACAGCGTCCCGTTCGAGGCGTGCGCGTGCAGCGCCGCGAGACCGCTGATGGTCGAAGCAAAGATCAGCAAACCGATGCCGGCCCGCAGGGCCGGTGACGGGCGGCTCGGCGAGAAACCGGCGGGATAGCGAACGATCCATACCAAGGCGATCAGCCACCACAAGGCTGCGCAGCCCCACAACAGCAGATGCCCGAATGCCGGCAGCGCAAACACCGCCAGTAAAATCAGCAGCGCACCGAGAGCGACATAGCCGAACTTCGCCGGCGCTGCCGAAAGCCCGCTCAGCGCCGCCCATTCATGCGCGGCCACCAGAGCCGGGGCGGTGAACAGAAGCGCCAAGCCGGTGGTCGGCAGGAACCAGATCGCAGCCACCGCCAAGGGCAGCAGCACCAACGCCGTGAGCACGCGCTGCAACAGCATTACTGGGCCTCCGGCACGCGGCCGAAGCGACGGTTGCGGTTGGCGAACCAGGCAATTGCAGCACTCATCTCGTCCTCGCCAAAGTCCGGCCACAGAGTGTCGCTGAAGTACAGCTCGGTATAGGCCAGCTGCCACAGCATGAAATTGCTGATGCGCTTCTCGCCACCGGTGCGGATCATCAGATCCGGCGCGGGCGCGAAGGCGGTGCACACCGCGGTGTCGATGGCTTCGGCCGTGATTTCCCGACCTTCGCGCTGCAAGCGGCGCGCGGCCTCGGCCACATCCCACTGGCCACCGTAGCCGACGGCGATCACCAGATCCATGTGGGTATTGCCGGCAGTGGCGGCCTCTGCCTGTGCCATCTGCTCGCGCAGCGAGGCCGAGAACAGATCGTGGGCTCCGATGAAGCGCAGACGCACATTGTTCTTGTGCAGGCTCGCAAGCTCACGTTTGAGCGCACGCGCGAACAGCTCCATCAGCAAGCGCACTTCCAGCGCCGGACGCTGCCAGTTCTCCTGACTGAATGCGAACAGCGTCAGGGTGCCGACACCGGCCTTGTGACAGGCGCGCACTGCGGCACGCACGGCGCGCACGCCAGCACGGTGTCCGCTGACGCGCGGACGCTGGCGCTGCTGCGCCCAGCGTCCGTTTCCGTCCATGATGACGGCAACGTGCTTCGGTACCGCCTGCGGCGGCAATTCGGGTGGGTTCAGGCTCATCCCGGAATCAGGGCAGGCCGCCTTACAGCGACAGCATCTCCTTCTCCTTGGCCACGACGAGTTCGTCGATCTTCGCCACCCACTGATCGGTGATCTTCTGAATCTCGACCTCGCCGCGCTTTTCCTCGTCGGTGCCGATCATCTTTTCCTTGACCAGATCCTTGATCGACTGGTTGGCATCGCGGCGCACATTGCGGACCGCGACCTTGGCCTGCTCGGCCTCGGTCTTGATCACCTTGACCAGATCGCGCCGGCGCTCTTCGGTCAGCGGCGGCATCACGATGCGGATCACGGTGCCGGCGGTGTTCGGCGTCAGGCCGAGGTCCGATTTCATGATCGCCTTCTCGATGGCGCCGACCATGTTCTTTTCCCAAGGCGTGATCGAGATCGTGCGGGAGTCCTCCACCACCACCGTGGCGGCCTGGGAAACCGGCATTTCGGCGCCGTAGTAGTCCACCCGCACATGATCGAGCAGGGCCGAGCTGGCTCGACCGGTACGCACCTTGGCAAACTCGGCGTTGAGTACGTCGATCGCCTTGCTCATGCGCTGCGCGGCGTCCTTCTTGATGTCTTCGATCATGGGAATTCTCGCCTGATGTTTAGTGAACGAGCGTGCCGACGTCCGTGGCGCCCTGAACGATCTTGAGCAGCTCGCCGGGGCTCGTCATGTTGTAGACCCGCAGTGGGATTCGATGGTCGCGGCACAACAGGATCGCGGTCTGGTCCATCACCGCCAGGCGACGACTCAAGACTTCGTCGTAGCTCAACTCGCTGAAGCGCATCGCCTCGGGATCCTTCTTCGGGTCTGCCGTATAAATGCCGTCGACCTTGGTCGCCTTGAGCACCAGATCGGCTTCGATCTCGGTGGCGCGCAGCGCGGCCGCCGAGTCTGTGGTGAAGAACGGATTGCCGGTCCCGGCGGCGAATACCACGATACGGCCCTTCTCCAGATGGCGCACGGCGCGGCGGCGAATGAAATCCTCGCAGACCTGATTGATGCGAATCGCCGACATGACGCGCGCATTGAGGCCGATGCGCTCGATCGCATCCTGGATCGCCAGGGCGTTCATGACGGTCGCCAGCATGCCCATCTGGTCGCCGGTAACACGGTCAATACCACCCTTGGCGAGACCTTCACCCCGGAAGATATTTCCGCCGCCGACGACCACGGCAACCTCGACCCCGGCTTGCGACACCGTCTGGATTTCGTGCGCCAGTTGCATCATCACATCGCTGGAGATTCCGTAATCCAGCGAACCCATCAGGGCTTCGCCGGACAGCTTCAGAAGAATGCGCTTATAGGCGGGTACAGTGCTCATTCCCACACCCCAAGTGGCGTCGCCAGCCGATCCGCAGGAAGTCCGTTCAACGCCGCATGTTTGCTCATGATTTTTCTGATCGTCGTCCAAGCTGCAAGACAGGCCGTATTTTTTTTGGGTGTGCGGGCGGGCCACCCGCACGCCGAACGGCGAAACATACCTCGGCGCGAACGTTCGAACCCGCGAGCCGAAATGTCGCGATATGCGCCTAAAACAAGGCCCCGTTACCGGGGCCTTGTTCGATCCACGGACCGGCGACGGAGTTTACCCCATCGTCGCCTGGGCAGTGGCCATGACCTCGGCCGCAAAATCCACCTCGCTCTTCTCGATGCCTTCGCCGACCTCGAAGCGCACAAACCGGGCCACTTCGGCACCCTGCGCCTTCAACAGCTTTTCGATCGTCTGATCCGGGTCCTTCACGAACGGCTGGCCCAGCAGCGTGATTTCGGCCAGGAACTTGCGCAGCCGTCCTTCGATCATTTTCTCGACGATCTCGATCGGCTTGCCGCTTTCCTCGGCCTGCGCCAACAGAATCTTGCGCTCCGCATCCTGAATCTCGGCCGGAACTTCCGCAGCCGAAATGAACTTCGGCTGCGACGCGGCGATATGCATCGCCAGATCCTTGGCCAAGGCCTCGTCACCGGACTTGAGCGCGACGGCCACCCCGATGCGCGAACCGTGCAGGTAGTAGCTGAGCGCTCCGCCGGCATTGTCGAGCACCTGGAAGCGGCGCACCGTCATGTTTTCGCCGAGCTTGGACACCAGACCACGACGGACTTCGTCGAGCGTGCGGCCATCGCGCGACAGCTGCAGCAGCGATTCGACCGTCTCGGGTCGGAACTCCAGCGCGAGTTCGCCGGCCAACTGCGCCATCGCCATGAAGTCGTCGGCCTTGGCGACGAAGTCGGTTTCGCAGTTGACCTCGACGATCGCCAGCGCATTGCCGCTGGAAGCGACCGCGATGGTGCCATCGGCGGCAACGCGCGAGGCCTTCTTGTCGGCCTTGGCCATGCCGTCCATGCGCATCTTTTCGATCGCGGCATCGACATCGCCGCCGGTCGCTTCGAGCGCCTT includes:
- the tsf gene encoding translation elongation factor Ts, with the protein product MSITASLVKELRERTGAAMMDCKKALEATGGDVDAAIEKMRMDGMAKADKKASRVAADGTIAVASSGNALAIVEVNCETDFVAKADDFMAMAQLAGELALEFRPETVESLLQLSRDGRTLDEVRRGLVSKLGENMTVRRFQVLDNAGGALSYYLHGSRIGVAVALKSGDEALAKDLAMHIAASQPKFISAAEVPAEIQDAERKILLAQAEESGKPIEIVEKMIEGRLRKFLAEITLLGQPFVKDPDQTIEKLLKAQGAEVARFVRFEVGEGIEKSEVDFAAEVMATAQATMG
- the uppS gene encoding polyprenyl diphosphate synthase; amino-acid sequence: MSLNPPELPPQAVPKHVAVIMDGNGRWAQQRQRPRVSGHRAGVRAVRAAVRACHKAGVGTLTLFAFSQENWQRPALEVRLLMELFARALKRELASLHKNNVRLRFIGAHDLFSASLREQMAQAEAATAGNTHMDLVIAVGYGGQWDVAEAARRLQREGREITAEAIDTAVCTAFAPAPDLMIRTGGEKRISNFMLWQLAYTELYFSDTLWPDFGEDEMSAAIAWFANRNRRFGRVPEAQ
- the pyrH gene encoding UMP kinase — translated: MGMSTVPAYKRILLKLSGEALMGSLDYGISSDVMMQLAHEIQTVSQAGVEVAVVVGGGNIFRGEGLAKGGIDRVTGDQMGMLATVMNALAIQDAIERIGLNARVMSAIRINQVCEDFIRRRAVRHLEKGRIVVFAAGTGNPFFTTDSAAALRATEIEADLVLKATKVDGIYTADPKKDPEAMRFSELSYDEVLSRRLAVMDQTAILLCRDHRIPLRVYNMTSPGELLKIVQGATDVGTLVH
- the frr gene encoding ribosome recycling factor gives rise to the protein MIEDIKKDAAQRMSKAIDVLNAEFAKVRTGRASSALLDHVRVDYYGAEMPVSQAATVVVEDSRTISITPWEKNMVGAIEKAIMKSDLGLTPNTAGTVIRIVMPPLTEERRRDLVKVIKTEAEQAKVAVRNVRRDANQSIKDLVKEKMIGTDEEKRGEVEIQKITDQWVAKIDELVVAKEKEMLSL